The Aspergillus chevalieri M1 DNA, chromosome 5, nearly complete sequence genome includes a region encoding these proteins:
- a CDS encoding uncharacterized protein (COG:E;~EggNog:ENOG410PF7Z;~InterPro:IPR036038,IPR005786,IPR001544,IPR043131, IPR043132;~PFAM:PF01063;~go_function: GO:0003824 - catalytic activity [Evidence IEA];~go_function: GO:0004084 - branched-chain-amino-acid transaminase activity [Evidence IEA];~go_process: GO:0009081 - branched-chain amino acid metabolic process [Evidence IEA]) has translation MASLDASRLRLTRASVLRPVPDPESSELWAQNIATDHMATCRWTVDEGWEDPEIKPFSDFSISPLASCVHYATQCFEGMKVYRGLDNRLRLFRPDRNAKRLATSAERVSLPTFDTEQLVELIKALVRVDAPRWLPKPGNFRYIRPALIGTGRQLGVQVPKEALLFIIIVCWPDFSTESPPGVEPRSDLRLLTSRSDTIRAWPGGFGHVKVGANYGPSFASHCEAQRAGYDQILWLFGEDGQVTEAGASNFFAVVKDGRTATPKLLTASLTYP, from the exons atggcgtCGCTCGATGCATCTCGACTGAGGCTTACTCGTGCTTCAGTCCTACGCCCAGTTCCCGATCCCGAGTCTTCTGAGCTGTGGGCACAGAATATTGCCACCGACCATATGGCTACGTGTCGCTGGACAGTAGATGAGGGCTGGGAAGATCCAGAGATCAAGCCTTTCAGTGACTTCTCCATCTCGCCTCTCGCCTCATGTGTACACTATGCTACGCAATGTTTCGAAGGCATGAAGGTGTATCGCGGGCTTGACAACCGTCTCAGGCTCTTTAGGCCGGACCGAAACGCAAAGCGCCTGGCTACGAGCGCGGAAAGGGTTTCACTGCCAACATTTGATACTGAACAACTTGTTGAGTTAATTAAAGCTTTAGTTCGTGTTGATGCACCAA GATGGCTGCCAAAACCTGGCAATTTTCGCTATATTCGACCTGCACTAATTGGGACCGGGCGCCAGCTTGGAGTGCAGGTTCCCAAAGAAGCGCTCTTGTTCATAATCATCGTTTGCTGGCCTGACTTCTCTACGGAATCGCCTCCGGGCGTTGAGCCCAGATCTGACCTGCGGCTCCTCACATCCCGAAGTGACACTATCAGGGCGTGGCCTGGTGGATTTGGCCATGTTAAAGTCGGAGCCAACTATGGCCCCAGCTTTGCATCGCACTGTGAGGCACAGCGCGCAGGATATGACCAGATTCTGTGGTTATTCGGAGAGGACGGTCAAGTTACTGAAGCTGGGGCTAGCAACTTTTTTGCTGTTGTTAAGGATGGACGCACCGCAACTCCCAAGCTGCTGACAGCATCGCTGACTTATCCTTGA
- a CDS encoding uncharacterized protein (COG:S;~EggNog:ENOG410PVF4;~InterPro:IPR006571;~PFAM:PF07534), with protein MDDLQGWYERVDELAAKGLLTPDGILKGINQNVLIWCALNEETEMPHLCKVFDSLASEKNGTKILTQSAFLSFLEATGFLPPPLREAGALVYRSLLYLSQYPLYLSIPEALTYEEFMRAVAWIRPRKSRHIYDAGQDGRSRSPADSRRQLFQSFATTRDGRSIPFDAVHARKQAEQRAFDFTGADCAHTCRQFAATNYDDDGDEMFHDILDVLYSVQPKEIGWRSPPRDSFRPVARKLVREERVHHLSIPQNEFQSVVKLLVATYFGKPRVSVEQLADLDHVVDCIVRPVIQRPNIGITWDMFDQAVGNGMPLLMEGLQRLLGPFYRDPEDNDIIISLPQPGKVATLPVLAQMSSLGVFSWWFVSVKPPKSYDVSAPTITASALADDLDTLPNAAIALLVSGKNSQTGEKTAFGYYIPDPEFKEVQKFLFQLSPIQDAFRGNNTRSGRELDRGELVFGQKGNGVSMVLQQDLKKAIVSHSISGQHEPMYPATAWRGDWRVEIEVEDIEVWTEQQPEYDDEDEEE; from the exons ATGGACGATCTACAGGGGTGGTACGAGCGCGTCGACGAGCTGGCTGCCAAAGGCTTACTGACTCCCGATGGCATTCTCAAAGGAATTAACCAGAATGTCCTCATATGGTGCGCGCTGAACGAAGAAACAGAGATGCCACACCTTTGCAAAGTCTTTGACTCTTTGGCCAGTGAGAAGAATGGTACGAAGATACTCACCCAGTCCGCATTCTTGTCCTTCCTCGAAGCCACCGGCTTTCTTCCACCACCCCTAAGAGAGGCGGGTGCGCTCGTATACCGCAGTCTTCTATACCTATCCCAATATCCATTATATCTATCTATCCCTGAAGCTCTGACATATGAAGAGTTCATGCGTGCGGTGGCATGGATCAGGCCCCGCAAATCGAGGCATATTTATGATGCAGGCCAGGATGGTCGGTCCAGATCACCGGCTGACTCTAGAAGGCAACTCTTCCAGAGCTTTGCAACTACCCGGGATGGCAGGTCTATTCCGTTTGATGCGGTACATGCGAGGAAGCAGGCGGAGCAAAGAGCTTTTGATTTCACAGGCGCTGATTGTGCACACACTTGTCGTCAATTCGCTGCTACGAACTATGATGACGATGGCGATGAGATGTTCCACGACATTCTTGATGTGCTGTACAGTGTGCAGCCCAAAGAAATTGGGTGGAGGTCACCTCCCAGAGACTCTTTCCGGCCGGTGGCGAGGAAGCTGGTGAGGGAGGAACGCGTCCATCATCTTAGTATCCCTCAGAATGAGTTTCAATCTGTTGTGAAGCTGCTTGTGGCTACATACTTCGGAAAACCGAGAGTCTCGGTCGAGCAACTGGCTGACCTGGACCATGTTGTGGATTGCATCGTCCGCCCTGTTATTCAGAGGCCCAATATTGGTATTACCTGGGACATGTTTGACCAGGCTGTTGGTAATGGAATG CCGCTACTCATGGAGGGCCTTCAGCGTCTCTTGGGGCCGTTTTACAGAGACCCCGAGGACAACGATATTATCATCAGTCTCCCTCAGCCAGGAAAGGTGGCCACCCTCCCTGTCTTGGCGCAAATGAGTTCCCTTGGTGTCTTCTCGTGGTGGTTTGTCTCTGTCAAGCCACCTAAGTCCTACGATGTCAGTGCCCCGACCATCACGGCGTCAGCCCTGGCAGATGACCTAGACACCTTGCCCAACGCTGCGATTGCCCTTCTCGTTTCAGGAAAGAATTCACAGACCGGAGAGAAGACCGCGTTTGGCTACTACATACCTGATCCCGAATTCAAAGAAGTGCAAAAGTTTTTGTTCCAACTCAGTCCAATCCAGGATGCTTTTCGCGGAAATAATACCCGATCCGGTCGTGAGCTGGACCGTGGCGAGTTGGTCTTTGGGCAGAAGGGGAATGGTGTTTCAATGGTGTTGCAGCAGGACTTGAAGAAGGCAATTGTGTCTCACAGTATCTCTGGACAACATGAGCCAATGTATCCTGCTACTGCCTGGAGAGGGGACTGGCGGGTCGAGATCGAGGTGGAGGATATTGAGGTGTGGACTGAGCAGCAACCTGAGtatgacgatgaagacgaagaggaatAA
- a CDS encoding uncharacterized protein (SECRETED:SignalP(1-20)) translates to MKFTTLFSLFLATLSVGVGASPIAIPNDVQEAPTDISNNTAEFAGDFEKRAPPKETERLQQIQKSLGKQRLQAGKEYAIQVTWTKNAPGSSTGFNTPAKAEMKKTQEKYGFDHTAIIVGKVQKDGQSHELDFKGNWYHLTSEPQGSGKTEWFKTSADTGNEWKKSNTDKIIKFSNLKEISGNWEEKVKDAAEAASKVSTSNGNKWQGGKNDCKTYVEAFENALK, encoded by the exons ATGAAGTTCACCaccctcttctcccttttcctggCTACCCTGTCCGTGGGTGTCGGAGCCAGTCCCATTGCCATACCCAACGATGTCCAGGAAGCCCCTACAGACATCAGCAACAACACTGCTGAGTTTGCCGGAGACTTCGAAAAGCGCGCCCCTCCCAAAGAAACCGAACGCTTGCAACAGATCCAGAAGAGTCTGGGTAAGCAAAGGCTCCAGGCGGGCAAGGAGTATGCAATCCAGGTCACCTGGACTAAGAATGCGCCTGGTTCCTCGACTGGGTTCAATACGCCCGCCAAAGcagaaatgaagaagactCAGGAAAAGTATGGGTTTGACCATACTGCCATTATCGTTGGCAAAGTCCAAAAAGACGGCCAGAGCCACGAGCTGGACTTCAAGGGAAATTGGTACCACTTGACCTCCGAGCCTCAGGGCTCGGGCAAGACGGAATGGTTTAAGACTTCGGCCGATACGGGCAATGAGTGGAAGAAAAGCAACACCGACAAGATAATCAAGTTCTCAAACCTGAAGGAGATCAGCGGAAACTGGGAAGAAAAGGTTAAGGACGCTGCAGAGGCTG CTTCCAAGGTTAGCACAAGCAATGGAAACAAATGGCAGGGGGGAAAGAACGACTGCAAGACTTATGTTGAGGCGTTCGAGAATGCTTTGAAATGA